A single region of the Acinetobacter sp. WCHA45 genome encodes:
- a CDS encoding chaperone modulator CbpM, whose amino-acid sequence MTTIQYKEIQYDGHCQVEIIDEQLALDLEHFAEACGQSTDWVLKLIDYEILQIQVDPQSYQFIGEDVARARRAYRLQRDFDASLSAVAVMLDLIDEVQQLRRQLKHFH is encoded by the coding sequence ATGACAACTATTCAATACAAAGAAATTCAATATGACGGTCACTGCCAAGTTGAAATTATTGATGAACAATTGGCACTTGATCTCGAACACTTTGCAGAAGCATGTGGCCAAAGTACAGATTGGGTTTTAAAACTGATTGATTATGAAATTTTACAAATCCAAGTCGATCCACAAAGTTATCAGTTTATCGGTGAAGATGTCGCCCGAGCACGTCGAGCTTATCGTTTACAACGTGACTTCGATGCTAGCTTATCAGCAGTTGCGGTGATGCTGGACCTGATTGATGAAGTGCAGCAACTCCGCAGGCAGTTAAAACATTTTCACTAA
- a CDS encoding magnesium transporter CorA family protein encodes MQLYYFYRHNSENTIFISVEQQTEHTLEFLWVDSLRQDLVNHTDSWQKNIYEHTGVVLNEFHMRDLLNIEHPCAFDSVEEYDLLVFRKLISPDDQIYESDNALESHESIFGLATTPMGFILTPNILVSVREQGNKAIESYIQRIQVIMGRPIAEQNKPRKLASTPADLCLRLLNSMIDGYLNLRTPLTRRVEYWQQQLLQGNRRFKQWHQLFHEDMAFQQIENLCEEQIETLQEFRDELVDNYHHVMGEHKHKNQDILLVRLNDLMSHVERVQKHTLRLRNAIQSAIDLHFSAIANQTNENMRILAIITAIFAPLTLLTGIYGMNFEFIPGLKSPVGFWIMLAVMLMSTVALLYYFYQQHLVGRGERSVIDLLAQQHKQRNLNLLWFLDYEPIKQTLKEVEKMTKLK; translated from the coding sequence ATGCAGCTTTATTATTTTTATCGTCATAACAGTGAAAATACGATTTTTATTAGCGTGGAACAACAAACAGAACATACGCTTGAGTTTTTATGGGTTGATAGTTTGAGACAGGATTTGGTTAATCATACCGATTCTTGGCAAAAAAATATTTATGAGCATACAGGTGTGGTGCTTAACGAATTTCATATGCGCGATTTGCTCAATATTGAACATCCTTGTGCTTTCGACAGTGTCGAGGAATATGACCTGCTGGTGTTCCGCAAACTGATTAGCCCAGACGACCAGATTTATGAAAGTGACAATGCTTTAGAATCTCATGAAAGTATTTTTGGCCTAGCAACTACACCGATGGGTTTTATTCTAACGCCGAATATTTTGGTGAGTGTGAGGGAGCAGGGAAATAAAGCAATCGAAAGCTATATTCAACGTATTCAAGTAATTATGGGTCGTCCGATTGCTGAACAAAATAAGCCGAGAAAATTAGCCAGTACACCTGCCGATTTATGCTTACGCTTATTGAACAGCATGATTGATGGCTATTTGAATTTACGTACGCCCTTGACCCGTCGTGTTGAATATTGGCAACAGCAACTTTTGCAGGGCAACCGCCGTTTTAAACAGTGGCATCAATTGTTTCATGAAGATATGGCTTTCCAGCAAATTGAAAATTTATGTGAGGAACAAATAGAGACCTTGCAGGAGTTCCGAGATGAACTGGTGGATAATTATCATCATGTGATGGGGGAACATAAGCATAAGAATCAAGACATTCTCTTGGTTCGTCTCAATGATTTAATGAGCCATGTAGAGCGTGTTCAAAAACATACCTTGCGTTTAAGAAATGCGATTCAATCGGCGATTGATTTACATTTTTCAGCTATTGCGAATCAAACCAATGAAAATATGCGGATTTTGGCAATTATTACGGCAATATTTGCACCCTTGACTTTGCTGACGGGAATTTACGGAATGAACTTTGAGTTTATTCCAGGATTAAAGTCACCTGTTGGTTTTTGGATTATGCTTGCAGTCATGTTAATGAGCACGGTGGCACTGTTGTACTATTTTTACCAGCAACATCTAGTAGGGCGGGGTGAACGGAGCGTAATTGATTTATTGGCGCAACAGCATAAACAACGAAATTTAAATTTACTTTGGTTCTTAGACTATGAACCAATTAAGCAAACACTCAAAGAAGTAGAAAAAATGACTAAACTTAAATAA